The Ignavibacteriales bacterium genome contains the following window.
CGCCGCAGCAACGTTGATGGAAATTTTCTGCAATTTGATGAGGAAAAAGGATTCGGGATTATAGATGAGCTGGAAGTAATTTCCAATTCTCATAATGCGTCGATATCCCAAACTGCGTTGAACTATCTTTTACGAAAGCAGGCAGTTTCATCTTTAGTTATTGGTGCGCGGACTCCTGATCAACTAAAAGATCTTCTGAAAACCACAGATTGGGAAATGACAGAAGAAGAGGTAAAACGATTGGATGAAATCAGCAAACCACCGCGAATCTATCCGTACTGGATGCAAGATTTTATGAGGAATGAAAGATAAAACCCCCGAAAAATTGGAAGGGATAAATATGTTGAACTCAAAAGTAATTTTTATTTTTCTACTATTATTTTCTTTCAGCTCAAAGATTTTCGCGCAAACCCAAATCATCGGTCACTGGGAAGGCGCAATCATCATAATGGGATCTGACCTTGGCATTAAAATCGATTTCAAAGAAATTGACAAGGAAATAAAAGGAACAATCGATATACCTATCCAAAATGCGTTTGGATTGCCGCTGATAAATATCGATACGAAAATACCGATGATACATTTTGATTTGCAGGGAGGTCCCGGGCTTGCATCTTTCGACGGTAAAATAATGAGCGACAGCATCGTCGGAGATTTCTCGCAAGCTGGAATGAAAGGAACATTTTATTTACACAAAGGAATTTCTTCGAACACCGCCGTACCACCTGAACCTCCTCCTCCATACGCAGAAGAAGAAGTTAAAATAGAAAGCGGGAAAATTACACTCGCAGGAACTTTATCAGTGCCGAACTCGGCAGGACCTCATCCGGCAGTTATTATGATAACAGGAAGCGGCGCTCAAAACCGTGACGAAGAAATATTCGGATTCAAACCGTTCAAAATAATTGCCGATTATCTTACACGTATCGGTATCGCAGTGCTTAGATGCGATGATAGGGGAATCGGCGGTTCAACCGGCAGTATGGAAAATGCAACCGGTGAGGATTTAGCGAAAGATGTTGAATCGCAATTAAAATATCTTTTAAATCGCAAAGAAATAGATCAAAAGAAAATCGGACTTCTGGGTCACAGCGAAGGCGGTATTATTGCTCCTTTTGTTGCATCTCGATCTAAGGATATCGCATTTATGGTTTTGGTGGCAGCTCCCTCAGTTAGCGGAGACAAAATTATTTTAAAACAAATTGAACTTCTCTCGCGCGCTGGCGGAGCAACCGATTCTGATATTAATCAAGCGCTCGAATTACAGAAGCAAGTATATAAAGTCGTCAGAGAGAATAAAGGATGGGACGAATTAAGAACAGCGATTTCAAATGATGCTAAAGAAAGTTTAAAGAAATTATCTCCTGAAGAGCTCAAATCTATTTCAGATCCGGACAAGCTAATCAAAACAAGTACCGACGCTAAAATCAACGGAGCAAAGAGTGAGTGGTTTAAATATTTTATCGATTTTGATCCGTCAAAGTATTTGGGAAAAATTAACTGTCCTGTACTTGCGTTATTCGGTGAGCTTGATATGCAGGTGCCACCTGATTTGAATAAAGATCCGCTTGAATCTGCATTAAAAAAATCCGGGACTAAAGATTATTCAATTAACACTCTGCCAAAAGCCAACCACTTATTTCAGGAAGCCATTACAGGAAATCCCAGTGAATATGGCTCTATGAAGAAACAATTTGTAACCGGATTTTTGGAGAAGGTCGCAGATTGGATAAAAAATCGATCAGCGAAGAATAATAAAGTGAATGAGAGTGAAAATTAACGCCCCGATATTTTGCATAAAAATCATCACCCCGCTGTTATAAGGAGACTGTGCGCTTTCCAGGTTTGCATCATCTTACAGATAAAATTATTACCCAAATTCATGACTACCACTCTGATTAAATCAGACAATCATATCCTAATAAATCGGTAGATATTGAAATATCATCAAAATTGATGTATCCTAATAATTTTTCAGAGCAGCAGAGTATGGGAAACTTTCAAGGTAAACTACCTGTATATTAATATTATAAAAATTTAATTAATGCTTGCTTAACAACTCAAACTATCTTATATTTTTATCACCTCAATTTTTTATGCGAGTATAGGTTTATCGTTCCTAAAATTCTTCAAGGTGAGTGAAATTATCTCATCATCGGATCGATTTTTGACTAAGAAAAACTAAAATTAATTCTTAAGCAAAATTATTTTTCTCACAATTATAAAAGGAGATTAACATGGCTACATTAAAAGAGAAATTGGCTCAAATAATCCCTGGACTTCGCGAGGAAGTAAAAAATCTCGTGAAGGAACATGGAGCAAAGGTAATTTCTGAAGTAACCATCGAACAATTATACGGCGGACAACGCGGTGTAAAATGTTTAGTGTGCGATACTTCTGAAGTCCCACCCGATAAAGGATTAATCATTCGCGAAAAACCGATAGGCGAGTTGAGAGATAAATTACCCGAGGAAATATTTTATTTATTGTGCACCGGCGAATTACCCGATGAATCGGCTTTGAAAGCGCTTCAGTCAGATTTGGAAGCAAGACAAGATGTTCCCGCGTATGTATGGGATGTTTTAAAAGCTATGCCGAAAGATTCCCATCCGATGGTGATGTTTAACACCGCAATATTGGTGATGGAAAAAGAATCTGTCTTCCGGAAGAAGTACAACGAAGGAATGAAGAAAGATGTATACTGGGAACCGATGTTGGAAGATGCATTAAATCTGATCGCAAAATTGCCAAACGTTGCTGCCGGAATTTACCGCATGAGGTTTGGTAAAGGTGAACGCATTACTCCGAAAAAAGGTATCGATTGGTCAGCGAATTATGTTCACATGCTCGGTCTCGCTGATCCAAATGGCGAATTCACAAAATTAATGCAGCTCTATCTCACTCTGCACAGCGATCATGAAAGCGGAAATGTGAGTGCCGCAACTACAGCAACTGTCGCTTCTGCTCTCTCTGATTTATACTATGCAGTTTCAGCCGGATTGAACGGACTTGCTGGACCGTTGCACGGACTTGCAAATCAGGAATGTCTCGGTTGGGTTTTGGAAACGAATAAAAAATTCGGCGGTAAACCTACACCGGAACAATTGAGAAGTTATGCCCAGGAAACATTGAGTGCCGGAAGAGTTGTGCCGGGATACGGACATGCAGTATTGAGAATAACCGATCCGCGATTCGATGCATTCCTTGCCTTCGGCAAGAAATATTGCTCGGCAGATCCGGTATTCCAAACCGTATCCAATGTATTTGACGTTGTGCCGGATGTTCTGAAACAAGTTCAGAAAATCAAAGATCCTTGGCCCAATGTTGATGCAGGTTCAGGTGCGTTGTTGTACCATTATGGAATGACTGAATTCGATTATTACACTGTGTTATTCAGCGTTTCGCGTGCACTCGGAGTGTCAGCTCAGGCAATTATTTCAAGGGCGATGGGTTACCCGATTGTCAGACCGAAATCTGTAACTACAAAATGGGCTAAAGCACAAGCCACCAAATAATTATATTCATATCAATCTATGGGCTGTTAGGAATTTCCTGACAGCCCTTTTCTATTTGATTCAGCACATGTCTTAGTTTTTTTTATAAATGACTCTATGAATAATCGCAATGATATCTTATCACGTATTTTACTCATAAACGGTATTATTTTAATTTTACTATCATTGGTACATTTGCTAGAAACTCCGATAGTTAGTCAATGGCTAACCGGTCAATTGACAGAAGAATCGATTTCAAAAATTTCTCCAATCACTTTATTCAATCATATACTGATTGGAATGCTGCTGATTCCGTTTGGCATCAGCACAATGTTTTCGGCGGCAGGAATTCGTGTCGGTCAAAAATGGGCGCGTGCAATTGCATATACAAATTCAATCGTTATAATTATTGTCCCGCTCACCGTGTACGTTGTGATGGGATCATTTTACTTCGATAATTACCTGAGCATTATAGCAACTTCCATGATTACGATTGCAGGCCTTTCGATGTTATTATCGTTGATATGGTTGCGAGACGTTAATAATTAGATTAC
Protein-coding sequences here:
- a CDS encoding alpha/beta fold hydrolase: MLNSKVIFIFLLLFSFSSKIFAQTQIIGHWEGAIIIMGSDLGIKIDFKEIDKEIKGTIDIPIQNAFGLPLINIDTKIPMIHFDLQGGPGLASFDGKIMSDSIVGDFSQAGMKGTFYLHKGISSNTAVPPEPPPPYAEEEVKIESGKITLAGTLSVPNSAGPHPAVIMITGSGAQNRDEEIFGFKPFKIIADYLTRIGIAVLRCDDRGIGGSTGSMENATGEDLAKDVESQLKYLLNRKEIDQKKIGLLGHSEGGIIAPFVASRSKDIAFMVLVAAPSVSGDKIILKQIELLSRAGGATDSDINQALELQKQVYKVVRENKGWDELRTAISNDAKESLKKLSPEELKSISDPDKLIKTSTDAKINGAKSEWFKYFIDFDPSKYLGKINCPVLALFGELDMQVPPDLNKDPLESALKKSGTKDYSINTLPKANHLFQEAITGNPSEYGSMKKQFVTGFLEKVADWIKNRSAKNNKVNESEN
- a CDS encoding citrate (Si)-synthase; this translates as MATLKEKLAQIIPGLREEVKNLVKEHGAKVISEVTIEQLYGGQRGVKCLVCDTSEVPPDKGLIIREKPIGELRDKLPEEIFYLLCTGELPDESALKALQSDLEARQDVPAYVWDVLKAMPKDSHPMVMFNTAILVMEKESVFRKKYNEGMKKDVYWEPMLEDALNLIAKLPNVAAGIYRMRFGKGERITPKKGIDWSANYVHMLGLADPNGEFTKLMQLYLTLHSDHESGNVSAATTATVASALSDLYYAVSAGLNGLAGPLHGLANQECLGWVLETNKKFGGKPTPEQLRSYAQETLSAGRVVPGYGHAVLRITDPRFDAFLAFGKKYCSADPVFQTVSNVFDVVPDVLKQVQKIKDPWPNVDAGSGALLYHYGMTEFDYYTVLFSVSRALGVSAQAIISRAMGYPIVRPKSVTTKWAKAQATK